GAACGTCGCTCCCGTCCGACTCGCGGCCGCGGGTGACGTCGAGACGGAGCGTCGATCGGGGTCCCCGGCAACGGTGCTCCTTGAGACGGCGGGGGAGTTCGATGTCGACGAGATCGTTATCGGTGTACACAGTGGTGATCCCGATGCGACGCGGGAACTCGGCTCGAGCGCGCAGCAGGTCCTCACTGACGCGAGCCGGCCGGTCGTCGTCGTTCCGATTCCGGACTTGTAGGAGTCGAACGTCGACTCCGGAGCCGACTCACAGCTCTCCGTTGTATGCGTCTTCGATGTACTCATCGCCGTA
This genomic stretch from Natrinema sp. SYSU A 869 harbors:
- a CDS encoding universal stress protein, translating into MHYLVGTDSIHTTAAICDYLGDRVTPGDTVTTVAVAPPDDPTARRDADEALNVAPVRLAAAGDVETERRSGSPATVLLETAGEFDVDEIVIGVHSGDPDATRELGSSAQQVLTDASRPVVVVPIPDL